ACGTTGTAGTGATATTGATATCAAGGACAGATACATATCTTTGTTtattaagaaaagtaaaactgACATATACAGGGGTGGTAAAGAAGTACTTATTGCTAGCGGTGAAACGTCGGCTTGTCCAGTTGCTATGTTGCAAAGATATTTACATTGTTCAAGTATGCATTTAAAATCAGACTTGTATCTTTTAGACCTGCATGCAGGTCCGGtcacaaatgtttttttaattgataaagatAAAAAGCTTAGTTACACTCGATCAAAAGAATGTATTGTGTCTAAGTTAAAGCTAGTTGTGCCTAATTTGCGTTTAGGAACACATTCGTTGAGAGCAAGTGGTGCCACCACTGCCGCCAATGCTGAAGGCGTTTCAGATAGATGTCTAAAGCGACACGGTCGCTGGAAGTCTGATTGGCCAAAGATGGTTACATAGATGATTCATTAGAGAAAAcgtttttttattacaaaacagtTAAAGTTATGAGtacatatattgtttaagaaaaattcGAATTTGAATGACATAGGCTCTAACATTTGTATTAGTTCTATAGCAAGTCTTGCCCaatgcaaaacagagtttgtGTTTTGTGCGTAGTTATGTTAAGACTTTAAAGTTCTGCGCGTTACGGAGTATAGCCGCAGAACATATGTCTTAACGTTGTGTAGCACAACTATTTGTGCGAATCACTGATGTGTTGGATCACGTGATCAGTGATTGGTCAGTTGGTACGTGGTGGGAATTAATACGGGTAACGCGGTTGTTAGTCAGTTCTACGCTTGGCTTCGATTGTTTTACTT
This genomic stretch from Mercenaria mercenaria strain notata unplaced genomic scaffold, MADL_Memer_1 contig_829, whole genome shotgun sequence harbors:
- the LOC123523240 gene encoding uncharacterized protein LOC123523240; translation: MAAFYGIKWYHSNNDFQDPTENVVVKSMPEYAKRLNSKPTTKKDVITTEHLIELCNMFSESTDVIVLRDLTMILLSYAVFFLRFDEVSELRCSDIDIKDRYISLFIKKSKTDIYRGGKEVLIASGETSACPVAMLQRYLHCSSMHLKSDLYLLDLHAGPVTNVFLIDKDKKLSYTRSKECIVSKLKLVVPNLRLGTHSLRASGATTAANAEGVSDRCLKRHGRWKSDWPKMVT